The following coding sequences are from one Triticum dicoccoides isolate Atlit2015 ecotype Zavitan chromosome 4A, WEW_v2.0, whole genome shotgun sequence window:
- the LOC119286939 gene encoding beta-glucosidase 8-like: protein MMAPPRLLLLAAAALLGCARAATDTGGLSRASFPKGFVFGTATSAFQVEGAATAGGRGPSIWDPFVHTPGNIAENANADVATDEYHRYKEDVDLLKSLNFDAYRFSISWSRIFPDGEGKVNKEGVTYYNNLIDYILKQGLTPYVNLNHYDIPLALQKKYDGFLSPKIASIFADYAEFCFKTYGDRIKNWFTFNEPRIVAALGFDTGTNPPNRCTKCAAGGNSATEPYTVVHNILLSHATAVARYRNKYQASQKGKVGIVLDFNWYEAATNSPADQAAAQRARDFHVGWFLDPLLNGQYPKTMQDIVKERLPSFTPEQSKLVKGSVDYIGINQYTATYMADQPTPQQPPTSYSSDWHVQYIFQRNGVPIGQKANSNWLYIVPTGMYGCVNYIREKYNNPTIIISENGMDQPANLTREEFLHDASRVEFYKTYLAELKKAIDDGANVVGYFAWSLLDNFEWLSGYTSKFGIVYVDFTTLKRYPKDSAYWFKKMLQASGPGSSKDGTVTSGGTQAGSGVSGSNMAAAGGSATSSSPRVLLSLLVCLYLLLPSIFMLSF, encoded by the exons ATGATGGCGCCGCcgcggctgctgctgctggccgCCGCCGCGCTGCTCGGATGCGCGCGCGCCGCGACGGACACGGGCGGGCTGAGCCGCGCGTCGTTCCCCAAGGGCTTCGTCTTCGGGACGGCCACCTCGGCCTTCCAGGTCGAGGGCGCGGCCACCGCCGGCGGCCGCGGGCCCTCCATCTGGGACCCCTTCGTCCACACCCCCG GGAACATTGCCGAGAACGCGAATGCAGATGTCGCCACGGATGAGTACCATCGCTACAAG GAGGATGTTGATCTCCTGAAAAGCCTGAATTTCGACGCGTATCGGTTTTCAATCTCATGGTCCAGGATCTTCCCAG ATGGGGAGGGGAAGGTCAACAAAGAAGGTGTAACGTATTACAACAATCTGATAGACTACATCCTTAAGCAAG GGCTCACCCCTTATGTCAATCTCAACCACTATGATATCCCTCTTGCGCTTCAGAAGAAGTATGATGGCTTTTTAAGCCCAAAGATCGC GAGCATATTTGCGGACTATGCTGAATTTTGTTTCAAGACTTATGGTGATCGAATTAAGAACTGGTTCACATTCAATGAGCCAAGGATAGTGGCAGCACTTGGCTTTGATACTGGAACGAATCCCCCTAACAGGTGCACCAAATGCGCTGCCGGTGGGAACTCAGCAACAGAGCCTTACACTGTTGTTCATAACATTCTCTTATCTCATGCTACTGCAGTTGCGAGATACCGCAACAAGTACCAG GCAAGTCAGAAAGGCAAAGTTGGGATAGTTCTGGACTTCAACTGGTATGAAGCTGCTACCAACTCACCCGCCGACCAAGCAGCAGCTCAAAGGGCTAGGGACTTCCATGTTGGTTG GTTTCTTGATCCACTACTGAATGGCCAATACCCGAAGACCATGCAAGATATTGTAAAAGAGAGGTTACCTAGTTTCACACCTGAACAATCCAAGTTAGTCAAGGGCTCTGTAGATTATATTGGGATAAATCAGTACACAGCGACCTACATGGCGGACCAACCAACGCCCCAGCAACCACCAACAAGCTACTCATCAGACTGGCATGTTCAATATATAT TTCAGCGAAATGGCGTACCGATTGGACAGAAG GCGAACTCCAATTGGCTTTACATCGTGCCGACGGGCATGTACGGATGTGTGAACTACATAAGGGAGAAGTACAACAACCCGACGATCATCATATCCGAAAACG GAATGGACCAACCCGCGAACCTGACCCGCGAGGAGTTCCTGCACGACGCCTCCAGGGTCGAGTTCTACAAGACGTACCTCGCGGAGCTGAAGAAGGCGATCGACGACGGCGCGAACGTGGTCGGCTACTTTGCGTGGTCGCTCCTCGACAACTTCGAGTGGCTGTCGGGCTACACCTCCAAGTTCGGCATCGTGTACGTCGACTTCACCACCCTCAAGCGGTACCCCAAGGACTCGGCCTACTGGTTCAAGAAGATGCTGCAGGCGTCGGGGCCCGGCTCCTCGAAAGACGGCACGGTTACTTCCGGCGGCACTCAGGCTGGCTCCGGCGTGTCAGGCAGCAACATGGCAGCAGCTGGTGGTTCGGCCACCTCGAGCAGCCCCCGGGTTCTGCTCTCCCTGCTGGTTTGCTTGTATCTGCTTCTTCCCTCCATCTTCATGCTCTCCTTCTAG
- the LOC119286941 gene encoding beta-glucosidase 7-like yields the protein MAGEMAARSASRVLLLLLLALALVAACHGVGAAAAGASPRRPNWLGGLSRASFPKGFVFGTATSAYQVEGMAAGGGRGPSIWDAFAHVPGNIAGNQNADVTTDQYHRYKEDVNLMKGLNFDAYRFSISWSRIFPDGDGKVNQEGVAYYNNLINYLLQKGITPYINLYHYDLPLALEKKYGGWLNAKTVGLFADYADFCFKTFGDRVKHWFTFNEPRIVALLGYDVGSNPPQRCSKCAAGGNSATEPYIVAHNFLLAHGYAVARYRTKYQAAQKGKVGIVLDFNWYEALTNSTEDQAAAQRARDFHVGWFVDPLINGHYPQIMQDLVKERLPRFTPDEAKLVKGSADYIGINQYTASLMKGQKLTQQTPTSYSADWQVTYAFERNGKPIGPKANSNWLYIVPSGMYGCVHYLSQKYGNPAIVITENGMDQPGGLTRDQYLRDATRVRYYRSYLGELKKAIDGGANVLGYFAWSLLDNFEWISGYSSKFGIVYVDFNSPNLDRHPKASAYWFRDLLQH from the exons ATGGCGGGGGAGATGGCCGCGAGGTCGGCGAGccgcgtgctgctgctgctgctgctggcgctGGCGCTGGTGGCGGCGTGCCATGGAGTGGGAGCCGCGGCCGCGGGGGCGTCGCCGCGCCGGCCCAACTGGCTGGGCGGCCTGAGCCGGGCGTCCTTCCCCAAGGGCTTCGTCTTCGGGACGGCCACGTCGGCGTACCAGGTGGAGGGCATGGCCGCCGGCGGCGGCCGCGGGCCTTCCATCTGGGACGCGTTCGCCCACGTCCCAG GCAACATTGCGGGCAATCAAAATGCAGACGTTACTACGGATCAGTACCATCGCTACAAG GAAGATGTTAATCTCATGAAAGGATTAAACTTCGATGCCTACCGGTTTTCTATCTCATGGTCCAGAATCTTCCCAG ATGGTGACGGAAAAGTTAACCAAGAAGGCGTCGCGTATTACAATAATCTGATAAACTACCTTCTTCAGAAAG GCATTACTCCTTATATCAATCTTTACCACTACGATCTCCCTCTTGCACTTGAGAAGAAGTATGGAGGCTGGTTAAATGCTAAGACAGT GGGACTATTTGCAGACTACGCTGACTTTTGTTTTAAGACCTTCGGCGATCGTGTAAAGCACTGGTTTACATTCAACGAACCAAGGATTGTTGCGCTTCTTGGTTACGATGTAGGGTCGAATCCTCCTCAGAGGTGCAGCAAATGCGCTGCCGGTGGCAACTCAGCAACAGAGCCTTACATCGTTGCTCACAATTTTCTCTTAGCACATGGTTATGCAGTTGCAAGATACCGGACTAAGTATCAG GCAGCTCAGAAGGGGAAGGTTGGAATAGTTCTGGACTTCAACTGGTACGAGGCTCTTACCAACTCAACTGAAGACCAAGCAGCGGCTCAAAGAGCCAGGGACTTCCATGTTGGCTG GTTTGTCGACCCGCTGATAAACGGGCATTACCCGCAGATAATGCAAGACCTTGTGAAAGAGAGGTTGCCCAGGTTCACTCCCGATGAAGCTAAATTGGTCAAGGGCTCAGCAGACTACATTGGGATCAACCAGTACACGGCTAGCCTGATGAAGGGCCAGAAATTGACGCAGCAGACGCCGACCAGCTACTCAGCCGATTGGCAGGTTACCTATGCCT TTGAGAGAAATGGCAAACCGATTGGACCAAAG GCGAATTCTAACTGGCTTTACATCGTGCCGTCGGGGATGTACGGGTGCGTGCACTACCTCAGCCAGAAGTATGGAAACCCAGCTATTGTCATAACCGAAAACG GAATGGATCAGCCGGGGGGCCTCACCCGCGACCAGTACTTGCGGGACGCGACGAGGGTCCGGTACTACCGGAGCTACCTCGGCGAGCTGAAGAAGGCCATCGACGGCGGCGCCAACGTCCTCGGCTACTTCGCGTGGTCTCTCCTCGACAACTTCGAGTGGATCTCCGGCTACTCCTCCAAGTTCGGCATCGTCTACGTCGACTTCAACAGCCCCAACCTGGACCGGCACCCCAAGGCGTCGGCCTACTGGTTCAGAGACCTTCTGCAACACTGa
- the LOC119286942 gene encoding eukaryotic peptide chain release factor subunit 1-3-like: MSDSHETDKNIEMWKIKKLIKGLESARGNGTSMISLIMPPRDQVSRVTKMLGDEYGTASNIKSRVNRQSVLGAITSAQQRLKLYNRVPPNGLVLYTGTIVTDDGKEKKVTIDFEPFKPINASLYLCDNKFHTEALSELLESDDKFGFIIMDGNGTLFGTLSGNTREVLHKFSVDLPKKHGRGGQSALRFARLRMEKRHNYVRKTAELATQFFINPATSQPNVAGLILAGSADFKTELSQSDMFDQRLQCKILNVVDVSYGGESGFNQAIELSAEILANVKFIQEKKLIGKYFEEISQDTGKYVFGVDDTLKALEMGAVETLMVWENLDVNRFVLKHSATGEIIIKHLNKEGEADQSNFRDQSTNAELEVQEKTSLLEWFANEYKKFGCTLEFVTNKSQEGSQFCRGFGGIGGILRYQLDIRSFDDLDDDEGVYEDSD, encoded by the coding sequence ATGTCTGATAGTCATGAAACCGACAAGAACATTGAGATGTGGAAGATTAAGAAGCTGATCAAGGGACTTGAGTCTGCTAGAGGCAATGGCACAAGCATGATCTCTCTGATTATGCCTCCACGCGATCAAGTCTCGCGTGTGACCAAGATGTTGGGTGATGAATATGGTACTGCTTCAAACATAAAGAGTAGAGTCAATCGTCAATCTGTTTTGGGAGCCATCACCTCAGCTCAGCAGAGGCTGAAGCTGTATAACAGGGTTCCCCCAAATGGATTAGTTCTCTACACTGGAACGATTGTTACTGATGATGGCAAGGAAAAGAAGGTTACAATTGATTTTGAGCCATTCAAGCCCATCAATGCGTCCTTGTACCTTTGTGACAACAAATTCCACACTGAAGCCTTGAGTGAGCTCTTGGAATCCGATGACAAGTTTGGCTTCATCATTATGGATGGTAATGGAACTCTTTTTGGCACACTTAGTGGCAATACTCGTGAAGTGCTTCACAAATTCAGTGTGGATCTCCCCAAGAAGCATGGAAGAGGAGGGCAATCTGCTCTGCGTTTTGCTCGCCTTCGGATGGAGAAGCGTCACAATTATGTTCGGAAAACAGCTGAACTTGCTACTCAGTTCTTCATCAACCCAGCTACCAGCCAGCCTAATGTTGCAGGACTAATATTGGCTGGTTCTGCTGATTTTAAAACAGAACTGAGCCAATCTGACATGTTTGATCAGCGCCTTCAGTGCAAAATACTTAATGTGGTTGATGTTTCTTATGGTGGTGAGAGCGGTTTCAACCAGGCCATTGAGTTATCAGCTGAAATTCTAGCAAATGTGAAGTTCATCCAAGAGAAGAAGTTGATCGGGAAGTACTTTGAAGAGATTAGTCAAGATACTGGGAAGTATGTCTTTGGAGTTGATGACACCCTGAAGGCTCTTGAAATGGGTGCTGTTGAAACTTTGATGGTGTGGGAAAACCTTGATGTCAATCGGTTTGTGCTTAAGCACAGTGCAACTGGAGAAATTATCATAAAGCATCTGAACAAAGAAGGTGAAGCCGACCAGAGCAACTTCCGTGATCAATCTACCAATGCTGAGTTAGAAGTCCAGGAGAAGACCTCACTTTTGGAATGGTTTGCTAATGAATACAAAAAGTTTGGGTGCACCCTTGAGTTTGTTACCAATAAATCTCAAGAGGGCTCACAGTTCTGTAGAGGATTTGGTGGCATTGGCGGTATCCTCCGCTATCAGCTGGACATTCGCTCCTTTGATGATCTTGATGACGACGAGGGTGTCTATGAAGACTCTGATTAG
- the LOC119286943 gene encoding probable sugar phosphate/phosphate translocator At1g48230, producing the protein MMISRQLLLTYLYLLIYICLSSGVILFNKWVLSPKYFKFPFPITLTMIHMSFSGVVAFFLVRVFKVVAPVKMTFQIYATSVIPISAFFASSLWFGNTAYLYISVAFIQMLKALMPVATFIMAVLCGTDKLRRDLFLNMVLVSVGVVVSSYGEIHFNVIGTLYQVTGIVAEALRLVLTQVLLQKKGLTLNPITSLYYIAPCSFIFLFGPWYLLEKPEMDISPIQFNYWIFFSNALSAFALNISIFLVIGRTGAVTVRVAGVLKDWILIALSTVIFPESTITSLNIIGYAVALSGVVMYNYLKMKDVTAIQLPIDNTADRATKDKKVVNIYKPDSSIDSIDETVVGGVAVGALATEAAAVDEEAPLIPSSRLSHVTRTQTGGLSSR; encoded by the exons ATGATGATCAGCAGGCAGCTCCTGCTCACCTACCTCTACCTGCTCATCTACATCTGCCTCTCGTCGGGGGTCATCCTCTTCAACAAA TGGGTGCTATCTCCCAAGTACTTCAAATTCCCCTTTCCTATCACTCTCACAATGattcacatgtcattttctggagtCGTGGCATTCTTCCTAGTCCGTGTTTTCAAG GTTGTTGCACCTGTCAAGATGACTTTCCAAAT ATATGCCACATCTGTAATTCCCATTAGTGCCTTCTTTGCGTCAAGTCTTTG GTTCGGAAATACAGCATACTTATACATTTCAGTGGCCTTCATTCAAATGCTCAAGGCTTTGA TGCCTGTGGCAACATTTATAATGGCCGTTCTATGTGGTACTGACAAATTAAGACGGGACCTTTTCTTGAACATGGTGCTGGTCAGTGTTGGTGTTGTAGTTTCATCATATGGGGAGATTCATTTTAATGTGATAGGAACATTATACCAAGTAACTGGCATTGTTGCGGAAGCCCTCAGGCTGGTCCTGACACAGGTCCTCCTCCAAAAAAAGGGATTAACCCTGAATCCTATTACAAGCCTGTATTACATAGCGCCTTGCAG TTTCATCTTCCTATTTGGTCCATGGTATTTACTGGAAAAGCCAGAAATGGACATCTCTCCAATTCAGTTCAATTATTGGATATTTTTCTCGAATGCACTTTCTGCATTTGCATTAAACATATCCATATTCCTAGTTATTGGAAGAACAGGAGCAGTCACTGTGAGAGTTGCAGGAGTTCTAAAGGACTGGATACTTATTGCCCTCTCGACCGTTATCTTTCCTGAATCTACCATTACAAGCCTCAACATAATTGGATATGCTGTTG CGCTCTCTGGCGTTGTCATGTACAATTATTTGAAGATGAAAGATGTGACAGCAATTCAACTTCCAATTGATAATACTGCTGATAGAGCTACCAAG GATAAGAAGGTTGTCAACATATACAAACCCGACAGTTCCATTGACAGTATCGATGAAACTGTTGTTGGAGGTGTGGCAGTTGGAGCTCTGGCAACAGAAGCTGCAGCTGTTGACGAGGAAGCCCCATTGATCCCTTCATCACGCCTCTCCCATGTAACCCGGACGCAAACAGGCGGTCTCAGTAGCAGATGA